Genomic segment of Alligator mississippiensis isolate rAllMis1 chromosome 6, rAllMis1, whole genome shotgun sequence:
GCTCTTTTGAGGGTGTTAGGTGCTCTGGTTCTGGTAGGTACTATTGTTCAGGATCTCCAGATCACAGACATACCTAATGTGAAGCCCTAAGTCAAATATCAAACTCATTAGAAGGACTGGTACCCCTGTACCTAGCATTTCCTACTGGTCACCTCCCTACTCAGTGCTTGGGCTCTGTGACTCCTCCACTGACTGTACAGGGATCTTGGTGATGAAGGGGCATCACCAAGCCCTGTTGATTCAGATTGTCCTTCTGGAGCGAGGTGCATTTCAAGGCTGAAGTAGAGGCACCTATGGAAATACCTTGGAGTTGGCTTCAAGCAACTCTTTCCTATGCaaaggaagtctgtggcaaaCCTGTAACATGACCTCCTGAATTGTATTTCAAGGTCTCAGCTGCAGCACATCCCACCCCTCCTACGTACTGACATCCCAAGAATCGTATTGTGATTTCAGCTTGTGTAGGCAAAACCCAAACAACAAAGTAAGATGCacatcatttaaaataatttctcatgCTATTTATTTTGCAGGATTTCTGCACCTTCTGTTCCATTAAggataaaatgtataaaaataaatttcaaataATGCGTTCTGCTTTTTATAATTCCCCAGATATGGAGCCCTCAAAGTCGGTGACCAAAACAAATGAATGAAGGCTCCTCATAGCTCATTTGCCCATCTCCTGCTCAGTGTCCCACAACACTATGAATAACTGTCCAGAAAACAGTTACTGGTTTTATTGTTTTCCAGGGGCTGTACCAGGGAACACTTAATTTGGTGACGTTTTATAAAGCTAATGCACATGCCCCATCTCAGAAACACTCCTTGACTGAACTACAACACAGAATTTCTGACAATTATATGCAAAAAACCATGCCAAATTCCTATAGACAAATACACTATCCTAATCTCATTGGATTCCACAGCCGAGACAGAATGGGGCAACTCATGTTCCATCAGCACACGGCATGCAGCTTTCCTCTTCATTTCATCCCGCGTGTTACAAATCCTCCTCTCTGTGCTGATCGTACAGAAGCATATGATCACTGAAGAGACCAGAAACAATTTCTACAAAAAAGATATATAATTCCAgatggaaaataaatataaaacgaTTGGCAACAAGTCTTCAGTTACATGCACAACACGCAGTTAGCAACAGGGACACCAATTACCAGTCCAAAGCAGTACCAGCATAAGAACAGACAGCCTCCAACTGAGCTGCAGGATTGCATGGGCTCAATGACGAATGAGAGGTCCAACACTAAGAACACTTTCTAAAGTGTATTAGCTTCTGGAAGGCGTGTTTGAAGTCTTCATTAAAAGCCGTGTATATGACTGGATTGATCAGTGAGTTAAAGTAACCTAACCATGTGAAAAAGTCTAGTAGGATGGGATGAAACCAGCAAGCATCCTGACAGATGGGCATGACTAGGCTTACAACAAAGAATGGCAGCCAGCAGAAAATAAAAGCTCCCAGGATAATACCCAGCGTCTttgtggcttttctttctcttgaaGCAGAAATTCTTTTCCTTTCCAGGACACTATCTGTAAGTTTGATTTTCACATGATTGATAAATATTGGGGAGCCGCCTGAGTGAGAATGCCGCTCATTAAGGCTAGAATTAATGGAGCAGAAAGAAGACCCAGTAGAACCAGTAATCAGCTGGGCAGTGGTAAATCGTTTCCCATATAACGACGGTGGCTTCAGGATCCTGGAGCGAGCTGCCACGTAAATTCTCCCGTACAGTATAACGAGGAGCACGGTTGGGATATAGAAGGCTCCGCAGGTCGAGTAGATGGTGTAGGAAATCTGATCTGTGTTCACAGAACACGATGCCATTTCTTCATGAGCTTTGGCTTGTCTCCAAAAGAGTGGTGGCATAGAAATACAAATAGAGATCACCCAGACCACAGCTATCATGAAGGCTGCTCGGCTGGCCGTTCGGCGTTTGGCATACTCCAAAGCATCTGTGATGGCCCAGTATCTGTCTAATGCAATAACACAGAGGTGCAGAATTGAGGCGGTGCAGCAGGTAATGTCTGAGGATAACCAGATATCACACATAACTTGGCCAAAGGTCCACGTACGGCTGACAGTGTAAGCAATACTGATTGGCATTACTAAGATAGATACCAAGAGATCTGTCAGTGCCAAGGAACCAATGAGATAATTTGCAGGTGTATGGAGCTTTCTAGTGAGAAAAATCGTGATAATTACAAAGGTGTTTGAAAGAATGGTTGCCAGAGTTATAAGAGACAGAACAACTGCCAGAGAGATCTTCAGCCCTAGAAGTAGCCTCTCGTCCAAAGCCACTGGTATGTCAGTGGAGTTCAGCGACTTGTTTGCTGTGCTCTGGAGGGAGAGCTCTGCTGAGTGGTTAAACTGGCTCATTTTCTGCTCTTTCTGATGTTCCCTGTACAATTTAATCCTTCTAGAGAAGCAAAGATTGTTCCTTCATTTCTCTTGCAACAGAATTTGTCAGCCTAGGACACCAGTATTGGAGAGATACCAACCTCTAGGACGCAGAAGTCTAGGCAGTACCCGAGATATTTTTCTCATTTAGGTCCCCTAAGCCATTTCATCATGTCTTTTGTAAGACCATTTAGAACAGTAAATTCTAATGTAATCGCCCACGTACGATTTCAGCCATATTTATGCATGTATGGTAGGATTTCTCATGTAGCTGATGACCAAtcattccttaattttttttcacaattgAATTTGCTCCTTTGGACAGAAATCCAGACAGGCTTGTTAGCCTTTCCTCATCATATGCGAAGAGTTCAGTTTTCATGGCTTCTCCAGATCATATTTGCTTTCTCGGAAACACGTTTAATCTTCAGAAGCTGGATTTGACTGGAATGATTAATACAGTCCAGTCATGTTGACCTGGAGGCCACAGCATGTCCAGTTACTGAACTGTTTAAGAATGAGCAGATGGTAAACGGCTGCAATGAGTGGAGTCATTATTCTTCCAACTGAGGAAGGATATAGCTGGTTGTGAAATctagagaaagagaaggagagggtTAGCTTGGAAAAGTAAAATAGACAACATGGAAAACAACAGTGATCAGTATCCGTCCAATCCCTATGGGCACTAATGACGCCCGGAGGTTCTTTTTATgaatttcttattttctttacgtTTAGTAAGTGACTCTCTGAACATCTGTAATCATCAAAAGAGCAACAGAATAGCTCTCATTCAGGATCATCACACGTCCTTCCCTCCACCGACCTAAGCTCTGTCAACCTCTGTCCTCTTGAAAGAGCCCAGAAAATATGTGGCCTTTTCATGAAGGGTAACGAGCATGGATTCAAGCAGCCAAAATGGAAAGCATTTTGGTGCGGAGAGCTCCTTGAAGAAAATCTCTCATCAGCAGCTACTTTCTCAAACTAAGCAGCACAAACATCTCCTTTGCTTGCAAATGGTGCAGCTCCATTGTGGTACTGCCTGCCCTGAAACACCTACAAGAATATGGACCGCATTTAGATTTCCATCCCCAACACACTGCACAAATCACCTGTTTCATCCTCAACCACAGCAACTTTCAACAGCCATCATTTCCACCATAGCTCTGGGCACAAAAATGGTCCCCTAATGTGCCAACCTCTTCacgagccacctggaagaagagtTTTTCGAAAACCGTTCCATCGAGCCTGCGCTATACCAGTGCTACTGTCACaaagcactgaggtgccctgttcccaaagaggggaaactgctagggcttcctccctagcagggaataaggagcccagctgggggttgccggggcaaccagggaaggtcagctgaccagaaggggcagggcctggctcccttataaaccctgggggctggggccagagacaGTTCACTGCCAACAGCTAAGGGGGAAGGTGCTCTCTGCTATGGAAGAGAAGGAAAGCCTAACTGAAGGGGCAGCGTCTGACacggctgagggatggagtattccctggtaggccggactgttgttatggccgggtggcttccatttatgttatagccaagtggCTTACATTTGTGTTGTTGTTTGTAACCGGTGGTTTGGGGgaagctattaggggttggaggaggcctcatagggaactcacactagtgtggggacccGAGCggcagtgagggcacagcattcggggtgcatagaccccagccccagagaggggccgttgagaagccccagaggaggccagctttactgagaaggccctgagagagggcggctctactgagaaggccccagagagggggcactaccgagaagccccagtgagggtgtggtgagcccagagagggcgcaacattactgaggagccccagggcaggcgcagtgagccccggagagggggtggcattattgaaaagccccagtgcgggcacggtgagccccggagagggggcagcattactgaggaggccccagagagggggcagctctGTTGGGGAGCCCCAGGGAAGAGGGCATATAGTGAGATAGGGCCAGGGAGAGCCCTAGCGCCGGAGAGGGCGCGTATCAaagaaaggaaggcccagaggggACAAAAAGGGACCAGATTGTAATAAGGCTGGGACACAACGTCCATTCCATCGGCAAGGTGTTgcctgtggtgtaggggaggaaacggagccgcagatagcgccccttggcctcggggcagtacaagggcagcctcccgctaattaacatcaattaacagcaaggcatggcaggcgagaaggcgggcggttgccccaggaacaggtatGTGGACCACGTTTAGATCGGCCCAGAGCGAATACCTTTTACAGCTACATAGATGGTATTTTCATCATTTAGACTGAACAACTGGACTTGCTTAGTGTCTTCTACCACAGATTCAACACACACTGCTCTTCTATCAGATTCTTTCTGGAATACTCCTACATCCACAACAGCTTTCTAGATACCACAATACACATCTGGGATGGCACCTACAAGCCACTATATACAGAAAACCCATGGATTACTACTCCTAGGCCCACAAAACCAGGAAACACTCCAGACACCCCATGAAAGCTGTAATCTATATACAGACTCTCAGACATCACTGCATCTGATCCAAGGAGACTCCACCTCACCGACCTAGAAACTGCCTTTACCTAGCAAGGATACTCCAACAGAGAAAGAGCCTGCATCTTTGAATAAGTCACCTAAAAACCCCACAATAATCTACTACAATACAAAAGAAACCATTTCACTGACTACACCTGTCCCGGTCATTACATACTACATTATGTACTATCCGACACCAGAACCTACAAGAAGGACCATCAAACAACTGCAGACAATAATTGAAAAAGATCAGACTCTGGGAGAAATACTCCgcagccctgccttccctctcctctGACTAAGAGGCACACACTCGTGGCCTTCACACAACTCCCTAACGTGGCCCAACTAATCATTAAAAGCAAACTCCTTTCTGATCAACAGACACCAAGGGGGCACAACCCTACCttaacaataaatgcaaaacctgtcaacacgtCTTCACTGCCACCACAATCAATGTCTTCCATCATGAAACCAGCTCACACATGTTTATCCCAGAAGGTAATATGCATCTCTTCCAATAAGCCAAATACCCTCGTGGAAACGACATGGGTGAAACTAGACAgaaactgtgcaccagaatgaacttgcacaaaaaaaatatataaaggacAGAAACTCCTGAATGCCAGTGGGAGCACACGTTTCACAGAACAGCCACTCCCTTTCTGCCCCCTCAATCCTCATGCCCAGCAGAAATCCACAGAACACCTTCAGAAGACAGGCGTGAGAACAGAAAGTCATAAGCTTCATAATAAATCTGGACTTAACACAGACAGTGGCTTTATGACTCATTACAATCTAGCAACTCCTTGTGTTAATCACTCTGCACTCCACAGATAATAACAACCTCCTCCTAGAACGGTCTTGCTCTTCGACTAAGCCAGCCTGCCTACTCTACTGTAATACTTCTGTCTTATAACCACTCCTGATAATATCTCTTCACTCTCAGTTTACAGCCCCCCTCCATTCCTTGAAGCAGACTGTTTGCTTTTCCATGGAGTTAAAAACAGACCTATTTTCTATTATTTAGTTTAGCCTGTGTCTGACTAAGGGCCTGACTAAAGTGTCTAAGAgtctgaaagtttgtctaacttcgctcccaactatacagttgagcCAGTAAAAGACATCACACAAAACCCTGGTAGTGACGCATCTGTCAAACAGCTGAAACAGAAGCCATTTAGGGTCAAAGTCAATGCCATACTTTCCAGTGAAAAACTATGAGAGGCAGAGAGTGGTATACCAACATATCCTAAAGAGAAGCTTGAAGACTTTGGAAACCTaagggaggcaaggattttttgcgATCTCTTTTATTGAACTAATTATATACAGTTGGGAGAGAAATGTGGTAAGCTTTTGAGCAAAAGCACCCTCCTTCAGGTCACTTCTTTCCAAAACTCATACCAGACTGTTCCTGGCTCAGAGAtataacaacaaaaaacccagctcCCCAAAAGGGAGGCTTTCTGCATGTCTGCTGTAGGTCCCACTTTTAAGAAAATGGAGCCAGGAGTCAATCTACAGGAATTTTTCAATGTACTGACACTACAGAATTGCCTTTTTCAGTATCTGAGAAACACGCTAACATATATTTACCTGGATGCTGCGCTATTCACACAGTCACAGAAGGCCCTATAACAAAAGCAGATTAGAAACATTACTTAAATAACGtccgacgagctttagttaaagcgcccccaccaccattctgatgtgcggggacactgaatacacatgacgctgagGCTgttgaagtgtgctaattagcacgctccagcagacacGACTGATGAAGTCTTCTCTggcacatgctaattagcaggcgttgggcacatgtgtaggtTCCCCCATGGGCGCTAGATTAATCCTTTGTCTGATGTGATCAGTTGTGTGAGCTGATCCTGGCAAACAGGACATGATTAGGGTCTGATCTGCGATCCCAACGTTGTGCCTCCTGGCATGCACGTGTGGCTTCACAGGAAGCACAGTTGTTGGGATTGCGGATCAGATCCTATTGTGCCTTTAACTGCACACTTTTCAGTGGCCTTAGGCATCTAAGCATCTGGTCTTTGGCCTCATAAAGTTACATAGCTACATAAATACCTGGGTTCTTAACTTCCAGttaaattttaaacattttgccCATCATCTTTTTTTCTCCTAAAGATGTTCAAGCTGTCAAATCCCATACTTCTCATTAAGCAGTACTATTTTTAAGTGGGGACAGTGCCCTCTAGAATATGTAATGTTTTAGGATAAAAATATGCAAACAGGCTAGCAGCTTTTATCCATCCTGATCAGACTGGCTGCATCCATCAGATGCAAGAATCATACTGGGGAGTTAATTCAATATAATTAATCACCGTCTAAAGAACAAAGAAAGTCCAATTCTTGGTGTGAATCAGTGATAGAGAACATCTCATGGGACTTGTTTCTGTTCTATAGCTTCTGCCTTTAAGTTGACCCTCATTATGCTATGTGACTCAAACTATATTACCAACAACCTATGAATTATGTGATGACTAACAGTCCACAGGCCACAGCTGATTTATGCGGAGGGAATGAGTCATCCCTCCGCATATGTAACAAACATATGGCTATAGCCTTTCAATCACAAACTAAATACATTGAAAACCCAATGCAAAGGCATGTTCTTGCTCAACCACCATTTATTGTTCCATGGAAGAGACACGGGGTGATAGTCTCAG
This window contains:
- the HTR1D gene encoding 5-hydroxytryptamine receptor 1D yields the protein MSQFNHSAELSLQSTANKSLNSTDIPVALDERLLLGLKISLAVVLSLITLATILSNTFVIITIFLTRKLHTPANYLIGSLALTDLLVSILVMPISIAYTVSRTWTFGQVMCDIWLSSDITCCTASILHLCVIALDRYWAITDALEYAKRRTASRAAFMIAVVWVISICISMPPLFWRQAKAHEEMASCSVNTDQISYTIYSTCGAFYIPTVLLVILYGRIYVAARSRILKPPSLYGKRFTTAQLITGSTGSSFCSINSSLNERHSHSGGSPIFINHVKIKLTDSVLERKRISASRERKATKTLGIILGAFIFCWLPFFVVSLVMPICQDACWFHPILLDFFTWLGYFNSLINPVIYTAFNEDFKHAFQKLIHFRKCS